The DNA segment CCTGTGAACTTGTAGACATCAAGGAACCTCGATGAGATTGATTGACTTGGTGCGTGGACTAGGTGAACATGTTTTAGAGAGAGACGGTGGAGCTCATTTGTATATAGCTCGTGTTTTTGGAATACATTTGCAGTTTGCCAAAACAGtactaataataaaattatacacTCACTCAGTTGCGAGCCAGAAAATTATCACACTTTCATCCTCAGATTATCTGAGCTCACCTGGGACCCTTGGGGGAAAAGAACGTCTACATGATCAAATCTAATGTGTGCCTACTATAACAAATTTTCGATACAGTAAAAATTCTAGATCGTCATATTATGGTACAAACGCTGCTTCAACATCTTTTTTCATGTAACTATATGGATGATTCATGTCTGCTAAAAGTTCTAGTCAGCGTGCATTTGATTCAGATAACCAGAATATGGAATATTACAATACAAGAGCTCACTGGGCTAAAGCATATTTTTGAATACCCAACGACGACCCCAAGGGGTAGTGTAGTAGATGAGCCCCCGATTGTGAGgagttcatttttttcttttaatatttttttgagtgAGCTTGTCAATTTAGCACATTTTGCATAATGCAGAATATTGCATTAGTCCGAAAGCACACGGAAAACAGCGGCAGTTAGTTTTACATGATCATGACACGATCCAAATATAATCGCACACCGAATGGATAATCTTCTCTGTGATAACGACATGATCCAAATATAATCGCAAACCAACTGGATAATCTACTGTGCCGTACCCTGTAAACAAGATTCTGCAAACAAAATCAATGGGCTAGGCCCAATATCTAACCGGTCCAAATCAAACTAAACCAAAAGTAGCAGCCCAAAAATTAAAGGGTATTTTGGTAAACTCGTTCCCTTCTATTGATTGAAAATACGCCCGTTGGAGCTTCCAAattattcaaaaacaaaatctaCTGCCTCGCTGCCAAAAGGCTGCCCGTTTGAAAATGGAGAAGATTTGCGTCGCCGTGAGAGTGAGACCATCATCTAATGAGGAATCGCGAAATTCCTATCActggaaatttgaaaataattgcgTTTCGCTACATGGAGTTCATAATACTCCAGTTTCTGGAATGTCATTTGCTTTTGGTAAGTGATTTTACGaactattttaaagttttaaaagtattttgagTTGGATCTGTGGAACGATTGCTTAATTTTATGCTTTGTTCGTAGATCATGTATTCGACCAGGATTGCAGTAATGGTACGGTTTATGAGCTTCTTATTAAGAACATTATCCACGCTGCGGTGGAAGGATTCAACGGTAATGACGTATCACTATTAttatttctctttttcttttttgagttATTTTGGCCAATTTAATTGCTTAAGAGTACGATAGGTTAAAGAAAAATGTAAGAACATATGTCAAACAGGAAGTTGGTGtagatttattaatatattctgTTTAATCTGGACATTCTTGATTGTTGAAGCAATAGATGGGGACTAATTTAAGGATAGTTTTTATCTgaaggaaaatattttctttttattgagtTGCTCCGTGCTTTCCTATACTGTCATCAAACTTAGACATCTCTTCCGAGTCTGGCTTATGATATGTTGCTCCAGTTTAAATTCTTGCTGTTATAAAGATAATCGAATTGTAATTTAGGAACTGCATTTGCATATGGACAAACGAGTAGTGGGAAGACTTTTACCATGAATGGCACAGAAAATGATCCTGGAATTATCCATagggccgtgaaagatatttttGCTAATATTCAGCAGGTGATAAGATCATTTTTTTTCAACAATAAAAATTGttccaattaatttttttcaacagTAAAAATCGTTATCATTATTCTAATGAACTATTACCTTTTGTATTTAGGCATCTGATAGGGAGTTTCTAATACGAGTTTCCTATATGGAAATTTATAATGAAGACATAATTGACCTTTTTGCGGTGGAGAAtcaaaaacttcaaattcaTGAGAGCTTAGTGGTGATTTATGGATATAAAACTTATATTGTAACTAACTCCTTTTAATACACGAAggcttataatttttttgtcctCCAGCATGGAGTATTTGTTGCAGGTCTCAGGGAGGAAATTGTAAACAGCATCGACCAAGTGCTTGGTCTTCTCCAACTTGGAGAAGGTTTGACTTTGGATCAGAgtgcaatttaaaataaattgaatttagtCTTTTTACTTATCCaaaccaaatattttttatttctatttcaCCAGCTGGTAGGCATTTTGGTGATACTAACATGAATGCTCGCAGTAGCAGATCACACACTATTTTTAGAATGGTACGCAGTATGCTCTTGAATTTTCTGATGCCGTGTTTATGGGTAGCTACTTGTCATGTTCGTTTCTTAAAATAAATGCTTTATATCTCCCACTTATATCATCaatgttaattatttatcatgAACCAGGTAATTGAAAGCAATCAAAAGGCTTCCAACTCTAGCAGGGGTTCAAGTTCAGATGATGCTATTCGAGTCTCGATCTTGGTTCGTAATCCTGCATTAGAACTATTAAAAAGTCACCAACATTTTTGCCACTTGAGACCAAACTATTGCCAAAGTGAATGGGTTCTCGTTAGTTTCCTCACTACTGGCTAACTGCAACCAAAATACACAAACTAGTGttaccaatattttaaaataaagttaCAGTCTATTTTTCATACTTTACTGAGAAGTTTTTCTAGTGTACTGAAGGTAAGtttcaattattttgatttGCATCCGATGATACATAtcatatttgtattttaatcTCTGCACATTTGCTTGTCTAATTTCTTCAATGTAGAACTTGGTTGACTTGGCTGGATCTGAAAGAGTTGCTAAAACTCAGGCTGGGGGCGTTCGCCTGAAAGAAGGAAAACACATAAACAAGAGCTTGATGGCTCTTGGTAATGTTATTAACAAACTAAGCGAGGATGAAAAGCAAAGGTAGTCCGTAGTCGAAGCGTCTGTCAGTAAATATAGTGATAAATGTTTATTAACTCATCCAATTTCTTGTGCAGAGGTCACATTCCTTATCGTGACAGCAAGCTTACTCGTATTCTTCAACCTGCTCTAGGTGGTAATGCAAAAACTTCAATAATTTGCACTGTTGCACCAGAACAGGTCTTTAActactgtttttattttttcatgttgcTATTGCATCTGCTTAATATCAATTTTACTTTTGGAAACGACTGTAATTTGTAGGTTCACATAGAAGAAACAAAAGGAACTCTCCAGTTTGCCAGTAGAGCAAAACGAATCACCAATTGTGTTCAAGTGAATGAGGTCTGTAAAGATGTCCTGTAAGCGTAGtaaatttatgttttcagagGTATATTTTCCTTCCTTCGACGTTGAGATATGGCTTGTCAAGAATCAACTATAAGCTTGTACAACTGAATCAATTTCAGCAATTAAGATTTGATTCATTTAAATTTACCAATAACAGGAAGAAACATTCAAGATTTATCATCCAAGTAAAGGAAATGATGATTTAAAGATGAGCTTAAGAATTAAAATAATCAGATTTCCTTCTTTTATTTTGACAGCATTGTACTTAGTAGTGGCTTTATTGTTTCCAAATTAGTAATTTCTTGTTCCTGCCTAGCAAAAATTCAGTCTGACCCTTCCTTGGTGCTGTACGTCTAAGAATTAATGATCAGTATATTGGAACCTATTGTGGAGTACCCTTCCGCAGGTCGTCAGTACCCTGAATTGATATGGGATCCTTTATTTCAATCTGATGGTATAGCTAATCTTTTTTTGATTTAATATCAGGTATTGACAGATGCTGCCTTGCTAAAGAGACAAAATCTAGAAATTGAGGAACTAAGGAGGAAACTTCAGGTAACTATGGTTTTGCTATATATTTGACGTGGACTTGAACTAAATGATCTcggtaaaattattttttcaggGATCTCATGCAGAAGTTTTAGAGCAAGAAATCCTGAAACTGAGAAATGAGATGCTTAAGGTAACTTTTATGTATTTATTGGAGTTGCAAATACTTTAATATCTTCTGACAATAACATTCTTTTAACCTTTTGTCAGTATGAATTGGAGAGGGAGAAGCTGGCTACAGCATTGGAGGAGGAAAGACGATCGCATAAAGAGCGCGATCAGTGCATTAGGGAACAGAATATGAAAATTGACCATCGTAGCAATTTGGTTTCTTTGTCAAACTCAGACGAAAGTTCTTTCCAGGTAAAACTTAGAGATGCCCTTAAGGCTTTATTTTCAGCACATTTTCCTCTCTTCTTTACCCCGCAAAATTAAGCTACTTTTTACCCGTTGAACCCTTACTAAAGTCATTTATGTGTGTACTATTTTCACTATATTTCTCAGTTTACACCTTGATATTTGATCACAAGCACACCACAGTTCCTCCTGGCAGGTGTTCTGATTTCCATCAAACGAGTTTGGTCTTGCATGAATGATGATTCACTTTCAATTTCCATCATCTTATTTATACTTCCTCTCCCACAAGGACTGAGAAAAATTTTGGTCATGGCAAACAAGTGAAATAATCTTATTCTTTCTATTTGTCATTATGAACACACAACATTCTGCTCGTTTTTTTTCTAGCTTACTTCTATTGAACCCATCATCGGCAATCATATTGATTCAAACAAGCGTCTAATAATGGCTGTAGAATGATGGCACAATATGCCTTCAAGATGGAAGCATGGATTGTCACAGCATGAGCCAAGAAAAAGGTTTTGGTACCCCATGTTATAAAGCAGCTCCAAATGTATTTGTTGCCAAGAGATCGCAACACTTGATGCAATCCGAGTTTAGCCCACTTCCAGATTCATTTAGTAATTTTGCTGATGAAGACACGTGGATGAAAATGAATAAAGGTTTCATGGTTGACCTTGATTCACTCCACACGACTCCTGCAAGGAAAGTTCAATCATTTCCATCTAATGAGGTATTTATTCATCTGGCTTCCTAAATTTCTGATCTCATTGTCATTGTTCGCTCtgaattatcatattatttgttGTCTTTCTGTTATGTAATTGATAAATAAATGTGACTAAAATGGTTTGTGTATATTTGTCCATCAACCTTGCCAATGCTGTGTTTTACTTCTTTACTACTGTCCTGGGAATTGTTGATGGCAGGCTACTTTAATCATCAGTCGACATCTAGTTTATATGTAAGGACACAGATTTCTGTCCATAACTTGTGATTGAAGGTCTAATACATATAATAAGTGGTATTAATTCTCAAACATAGTGAAATAATATTTCCTATTCCCTAGAGCTTTTCATGATTATGGATTTGGAACGAGTATGTGTAATTCTGAGAAACCACGCATTATTTTGTGAGGTCCAATGctgataatattttatagttaaaaaACGTTCTTTCTGATTCATTTATTTATCAGAATTGTCGGAGATGCAAGTATGTTCTTATATTGGGTGTCTATCACAGGATCTCTTGATGGAGAATCacagtcaagagattcaaaatCTCCAAAGGCAGCTAAACCTTGTGGTTCAGGAAAGAGATGAACTTAAGGTCTGTTGCTGCTACCGTAATTTGTCCTAAATCACGAAAAGGGCTATGTAAATGGAATGCATTGAAAATAGCGTTCTGTTTGTTCCTCTAATTATTTACCTTGATGGTAATTCATATTCTTCATCTAATGCCTCAATACATGCTTATCAGAGAGAGTATGCTGAACAAGTGTCATTTAATAGCCAATTAACAAGAGAGGTATCTGAACTTCAACAAGAGGCGCTTCATATTAGAGAATTTCCACAAAACCTGCGTGAGATCGCGTCAAATTGTAAAGATATATACAAGGATGTTTTTTCTATTTTACAGGTGATGCCTTGGTATAATTCTACTATCCTTCATTTAATTGTATGCATCCACTAAATGGTAATATTTGTCTTTGGCATGATCAGGACTTCATCCCAGACGAGAGATCTGCTGCTGCACAAATACTATCGACAACAAGTGAAGTTGGCCTGTGCCTCTTCTCAAATCTAGAATTTCATCTATCAACATCAATGGATGGTATGGAACGATCTCCCACGATTGATTATATGTCGGTTCAAGAGCAATGTAGTGTGCTTTGTAAGAGGTTGAATAGCACAATATCAAAATTGGTATTACCAGATGCATCAACTCTAAAGGATGAAAATACAATGGGTTCCCTTATCAGCACAAAAGTCAAGGTAACTCCCTTGACATATATACCAAGGTTTCCGAAGCCAATTTTCTTAATTGTCTCCATCTTAACAATCGGAATCTATTTTTTCTCCTTAGCTTTCCTTCCATCTTTGGTTCAATTGAGTTTTAAATGATGGTCTCTCTCATGTTTTCATGATGGATTTCTTGGTTACCGTTTTATCCTGCGTTTCTCTCAACATTTTACAATAGTTAAATACCTTGGGAGGGCAAATTGCTTATTGGAAGGAGGCAATAGAAAATGAAGTCGCAACGATCAAACAAAAGTACAATAACTTGGAAAATGAGAGGGATATAAGTAACAAGCTTCTTGAGATTTCTGAGGGTAAATATCAGAGCTTGGAAAGGGAGTTGTATCTTCTGAAAGAAGATAAAGAAGGGCTGGTTCAACGAATTTCCAGTTTATCTCAAATGCTCAAACTAGCAACAGGACAAAAGGATAACGCTTTTCAGGATTTGAAAACAGAAGTTCGTAGGAAGAAAAATCTCGAAGAAGAGATCAAACTGTTTAGCATTGCATTTGCAGGTCGACAGCGGTCATTAAATTCTTTCCACGATGACTTCAAAGCTATACTTGATACGATGAAGTCTTCATTATCCAAATCTCGTTAATACTGAAGACATTAAACTTCGGTATTTTATGTACTATTTCCATGTTTTCAATTAATTATCTGTCATATAGCAACATGATTTGTTTATGTTTCTTCTGTATCATAGTTGGAAACCTGAGATAATGAAGGATTTATACTTCACTGCTTATTATATAATTTCATGGATGTAATTCGAAGTATAAATTCAATTATTGAAAggaaaaaatacttttaaatctTTTGCAGATCGAGGTAGCCAGAAAATGGCAACAGACGCACAACGCTTGTGTTTTCTGTCTTGAAGGCCATGTAGCTTTCTTGAAGTATGTATCtcgtttaattttataaattttctttgaaatgtCACTGCACCTGCAGAGGCTGTATTGAAACTTTAATTGTGGGCTATTTGTTTGAATCCTTTTATGTGCAAATGAAAGGACCACAATACTGGCATGGCCTGTGTTGTTCATGTCATGACAAATACCCCATACAGCCGAACCCCTCATTTATGAATTGAATTTATCTGATCAGGGAATGTTTCTACGTAATCAAATACTTTAGTAGCTGTGTTTGCCTCAAATCACTTGACTTCACGGGCTGTGTCCTCCGGTGAGGCTGCAGCCACGTTGAATTATCAACATGGAGGAGCGGGATTCTTTCACATGAAAAAATTGTatgtaattttcttttgaaaagcatatgaattttatatttcaaaatatattgaatCCTTATGGTTGGTA comes from the Primulina huaijiensis isolate GDHJ02 chromosome 8, ASM1229523v2, whole genome shotgun sequence genome and includes:
- the LOC140982276 gene encoding kinesin-like protein KIN-7N encodes the protein MEKICVAVRVRPSSNEESRNSYHWKFENNCVSLHGVHNTPVSGMSFAFDHVFDQDCSNGTVYELLIKNIIHAAVEGFNGTAFAYGQTSSGKTFTMNGTENDPGIIHRAVKDIFANIQQASDREFLIRVSYMEIYNEDIIDLFAVENQKLQIHESLVHGVFVAGLREEIVNSIDQVLGLLQLGEAGRHFGDTNMNARSSRSHTIFRMVIESNQKASNSSRGSSSDDAIRVSILNLVDLAGSERVAKTQAGGVRLKEGKHINKSLMALGNVINKLSEDEKQRGHIPYRDSKLTRILQPALGGNAKTSIICTVAPEQVHIEETKGTLQFASRAKRITNCVQVNEVLTDAALLKRQNLEIEELRRKLQGSHAEVLEQEILKLRNEMLKYELEREKLATALEEERRSHKERDQCIREQNMKIDHRSNLVSLSNSDESSFQNDGTICLQDGSMDCHSMSQEKGFGTPCYKAAPNVFVAKRSQHLMQSEFSPLPDSFSNFADEDTWMKMNKGFMVDLDSLHTTPARKVQSFPSNEDLLMENHSQEIQNLQRQLNLVVQERDELKREYAEQVSFNSQLTREVSELQQEALHIREFPQNLREIASNCKDIYKDVFSILQDFIPDERSAAAQILSTTSEVGLCLFSNLEFHLSTSMDGMERSPTIDYMSVQEQCSVLCKRLNSTISKLVLPDASTLKDENTMGSLISTKVKLNTLGGQIAYWKEAIENEVATIKQKYNNLENERDISNKLLEISEGKYQSLERELYLLKEDKEGLVQRISSLSQMLKLATGQKDNAFQDLKTEVRRKKNLEEEIKLFSIAFAGRQRSLNSFHDDFKAILDTMKSSLSKSR